Proteins found in one Fibrobacter sp. genomic segment:
- a CDS encoding TIGR02147 family protein: MKSVLEYQNYRAFIQDYYDEMKSRRLLSWRIFAKQAGFSSPSYLKLICQGKSTLSDDGIEQVAKAMELKGFQLDYFRILVKFNQAKKAEEQQVYLAKLNEFSKTYQVKILDDNMFSYFSSWLNPVLRELAPNVSSTKPSEIARRMLPNTTGDDVKSSLAFLVKNGLLTVNPDGTYAQTDRSISSGNKTVTSAALRSLHKQIGTLALDTLDSVPVSERNFSEVIFGVTKEGYEKIIAEIADFRQKIVSIAAQNEGMDRVYAMNFQLFPLTHKNTSKPSLKKKRSSDKESEPNEK, from the coding sequence ATGAAATCAGTGCTTGAATATCAAAATTACCGAGCCTTTATACAGGACTATTACGACGAGATGAAATCCCGTCGCCTGTTGTCTTGGCGTATTTTTGCAAAGCAGGCCGGTTTTTCTTCACCCTCCTACCTTAAACTGATTTGCCAAGGCAAGTCTACCCTGAGCGACGACGGCATCGAACAAGTCGCCAAGGCCATGGAGTTGAAAGGGTTCCAACTGGACTACTTTAGAATCCTTGTCAAATTCAACCAAGCAAAAAAAGCCGAGGAACAGCAAGTCTATCTTGCTAAGCTTAATGAATTTTCAAAGACGTACCAGGTCAAGATTCTGGACGACAACATGTTCTCCTATTTCTCATCCTGGCTGAATCCTGTACTCAGAGAATTGGCTCCCAATGTATCCAGCACCAAGCCAAGCGAAATCGCTCGCCGCATGCTGCCCAACACAACCGGAGACGACGTCAAGAGTTCTCTTGCCTTCCTAGTCAAGAATGGGCTTCTTACCGTCAATCCCGATGGTACGTACGCCCAGACAGACCGTTCCATATCCTCTGGAAACAAGACCGTAACCTCGGCAGCACTCCGTTCCCTGCACAAGCAAATTGGAACCCTCGCCCTTGATACACTGGATTCCGTTCCTGTTTCCGAAAGAAACTTTTCCGAAGTTATTTTTGGCGTCACCAAGGAAGGCTATGAAAAAATCATCGCGGAAATTGCTGATTTCAGGCAAAAAATCGTTTCCATCGCTGCACAGAACGAAGGCATGGATAGGGTTTACGCAATGAACTTCCAGCTGTTCCCGCTAACCCATAA